One window of the Archangium primigenium genome contains the following:
- a CDS encoding ArsA family ATPase: MNLSRLLGEKRVLVLCGAGGVGKTTTAAALGVAAARAGRRVLVLTIDPARRLAEAMGMKEGGAEPTPIPAERLHAGGAAGAGQLDVWMLDPRVVFERFVRRLSPTPEAARTILDNRLYRFLSDLVAGMQEYAAAEALDHFLDEGRYDLVVLDTPPSRHALDFLEAPGRLARFLDDRIVSLFLPEEKGRGGRLWRKTSQLLGNVLGGIFGEGFTQEMRAFLGAFSGLFSGIRLRADRLRERLSAEDAAFLLVTSPEQASLDEAAYFRDMLRERQLPFAGYVLNRSWAREDGLAAPEELLQHVSDDTARGGVRALMQLAEHERARAEVHRGLLQRLAEKLPAGAVAVAAPESGGELEDFGGLVRLGDALATS, translated from the coding sequence ATGAACCTGAGTCGTCTGCTGGGGGAGAAGCGCGTGCTGGTGCTGTGTGGCGCCGGGGGCGTGGGCAAGACGACGACGGCGGCGGCGCTGGGGGTGGCGGCGGCGCGCGCGGGCCGCCGGGTGCTGGTGCTCACCATCGATCCGGCGCGGCGGCTCGCCGAGGCCATGGGCATGAAGGAAGGCGGCGCGGAGCCCACCCCCATCCCCGCCGAGCGGCTGCATGCCGGGGGCGCGGCGGGCGCGGGCCAGCTGGACGTGTGGATGTTGGACCCGCGCGTGGTGTTCGAGCGCTTCGTGCGGCGGCTGTCGCCCACGCCGGAGGCGGCGCGCACCATCCTCGACAACCGGCTCTACCGCTTCCTGTCGGACCTGGTGGCGGGCATGCAGGAGTACGCGGCGGCCGAGGCCCTGGACCACTTCCTGGACGAGGGGCGCTACGACCTCGTCGTCCTGGACACGCCCCCGAGCCGCCACGCGCTCGACTTCCTGGAGGCGCCCGGGCGCCTCGCGCGCTTCCTGGATGACCGCATCGTGTCGCTCTTCCTGCCCGAGGAGAAGGGGCGCGGGGGGCGGCTGTGGCGCAAGACGTCGCAGCTGCTCGGCAACGTGCTGGGCGGCATCTTCGGCGAGGGCTTCACCCAGGAGATGCGCGCCTTCCTGGGGGCCTTCAGCGGGCTGTTCTCCGGCATCCGCCTGCGCGCGGACCGGCTGCGCGAGCGGCTGTCGGCCGAGGACGCGGCCTTCCTGCTGGTGACGTCGCCGGAGCAGGCGTCGCTCGACGAGGCGGCGTACTTCCGCGACATGCTGCGCGAGCGTCAGCTGCCCTTCGCGGGCTACGTGCTCAACCGCTCGTGGGCGCGCGAGGACGGGCTGGCCGCGCCCGAGGAGCTGCTCCAGCACGTGTCGGACGACACGGCGCGCGGGGGCGTGCGGGCCCTCATGCAGCTGGCCGAGCACGAGCGCGCGCGGGCGGAGGTGCACCGGGGCCTGTTGCAGCGGCTCGCGGAGAAGCTGCCCGCGGGGGCCGTGGCCGTGGCCGCGCCCGAGTCCGGCGGGGAGCTGGAGGACTTCGGGGGCCTCGTGCGCCTGGGCGACGCGCTCGCGACGTCCTGA
- a CDS encoding ArsA-related P-loop ATPase, with translation MDGLWDRRALLISGKGGVGKTSVAAALARAAVNAGRRVLLAEVELGTEAEQGPSPLAELVGARAPSAQVTPVSANLSFVRLSAIEGQRLFLQEVLPLRVMADAALRTRALRRFLEAAPALREMGVLYQMLHLLRLTRSDGGAQHPLCILDLPATGHALALAALPDTLLTVMPAGPIGRAVREGMALLRDPARTGAVLVTLPEPLPVSETLELSTAIGRHGIPIAAGVLNRMPEDPFSPDGRAAVEQLLGAHGPHRGQRALGRLDRARGAQARLVANFPAPLLTLPELPASGPRLVELLATHLGSRGSAASSSTGVQP, from the coding sequence GTGGACGGATTGTGGGATCGCAGGGCGTTGCTGATCTCCGGCAAGGGAGGCGTGGGCAAGACGAGTGTCGCGGCGGCGCTCGCGCGCGCGGCCGTGAACGCGGGCCGCCGGGTGCTCCTGGCCGAGGTGGAGCTGGGCACGGAGGCCGAGCAGGGCCCCTCGCCGCTCGCCGAGCTCGTGGGCGCGCGCGCCCCCAGCGCCCAGGTCACCCCCGTGTCCGCGAACCTGTCCTTCGTGCGCCTGTCGGCCATCGAGGGCCAGCGGCTCTTCCTCCAGGAGGTGCTGCCCCTCCGGGTCATGGCCGACGCGGCCCTGCGCACGCGGGCCCTGCGCCGCTTCCTCGAGGCGGCCCCCGCCCTGCGGGAGATGGGCGTGCTCTACCAGATGCTGCACCTCCTCCGGCTCACGCGGTCGGACGGTGGGGCGCAGCACCCGCTGTGCATCCTGGACCTGCCCGCCACGGGCCACGCGCTCGCGCTGGCGGCGCTGCCGGACACCCTGCTCACCGTCATGCCCGCCGGGCCCATTGGCCGCGCGGTGCGCGAGGGCATGGCGCTCCTCAGGGACCCGGCCCGCACGGGCGCGGTGCTCGTCACCCTGCCCGAGCCCTTGCCGGTGAGCGAGACCTTGGAGCTGAGCACGGCCATCGGGCGCCACGGCATTCCCATCGCCGCCGGGGTGCTCAACCGCATGCCGGAGGATCCCTTCTCGCCGGACGGGCGCGCGGCGGTGGAGCAGCTGCTCGGCGCGCACGGGCCGCACCGGGGGCAGCGGGCCCTCGGGCGGTTGGATCGCGCCCGGGGGGCCCAGGCGCGCCTGGTGGCGAACTTCCCCGCGCCGCTGCTCACCCTGCCGGAGCTGCCCGCCTCCGGGCCGCGGCTGGTGGAGCTGCTCGCCACGCACCTGGGGTCGCGCGGGTCCGCGGCCTCGTCCTCGACGGGAGTCCAGCCATGA
- a CDS encoding CBS domain-containing protein has translation MAQQPPNGTPSPAERDRRAAESPPGSSERVGSDVTGWSIERDEAPEARQGRFHRAAQLRMATPRTEATGPGGPYGRDDRSLDEATGRGTGPLMGEQDWEAPRETQRPTREYRPWNRQGSGAEGESARTTPRPPMPPPAPSRRWPREPLTAREVMTRQVRPVRPDTGLHEVARVMKDEDCGVVPVVDERGRLRGVVTDRDLVVRVLAEGRALEGLQVQDVMTEEVEAVQPHETLTTVIALMGQHQVRRVPVVERDDRLVGLISMADIATRAEHDEELQEALHRISARRSFWSRLY, from the coding sequence ATGGCCCAGCAGCCCCCCAACGGTACGCCGTCCCCCGCGGAGCGTGATCGCCGCGCCGCCGAGTCCCCGCCGGGTTCGAGCGAGCGCGTGGGCTCGGACGTCACGGGCTGGAGCATCGAGCGCGACGAGGCGCCGGAAGCGCGCCAGGGCCGCTTCCACCGGGCCGCGCAGCTGCGCATGGCCACCCCGCGCACCGAGGCCACCGGACCGGGTGGACCCTACGGGCGGGACGATCGCTCGCTGGACGAGGCCACGGGACGGGGCACGGGCCCGCTCATGGGCGAGCAGGACTGGGAAGCGCCGCGCGAGACGCAGCGGCCGACGCGCGAGTACCGGCCGTGGAACCGGCAGGGCTCGGGGGCGGAGGGCGAGTCGGCGCGCACGACGCCCCGGCCGCCCATGCCTCCGCCGGCGCCCTCGCGCCGCTGGCCCCGCGAGCCCCTCACGGCGCGCGAGGTGATGACGCGGCAGGTGCGCCCGGTGCGGCCCGACACGGGCCTGCACGAGGTGGCGCGGGTGATGAAGGACGAGGACTGCGGCGTGGTGCCCGTGGTGGACGAGCGCGGGCGGCTGCGCGGCGTCGTCACGGACCGCGACCTGGTGGTGCGGGTGCTGGCCGAGGGCCGCGCGCTCGAGGGCCTCCAGGTCCAGGACGTGATGACGGAGGAGGTGGAGGCGGTGCAGCCCCACGAGACGCTGACCACCGTCATCGCGCTCATGGGGCAGCACCAGGTGCGCCGCGTGCCCGTGGTGGAGCGCGACGACCGGCTCGTGGGGCTCATCTCCATGGCGGACATCGCCACGCGGGCCGAGCACGACGAGGAGTTGCAGGAAGCGCTGCACCGCATCTCGGCGCGGCGCTCCTTCTGGAGCCGACTGTATTAG